From the genome of Pseudomonas sp. TMP9, one region includes:
- the ompR gene encoding two-component system response regulator OmpR, translating into MSSTALPVEGEKILIVDDDARLRRLLERFFEEQGYRVRAVENVEQMDRLLARELFNLVVLDLMLPGEDGLSACRRLRESNNQVPIIMLTAKGDEASRIQGLELGADDYLAKPFNPRELLARIKAVLRRQIPVVPGAPGTEDESVSFGEYELSLATRELKKGDEVHMLTTGEFAVLKALVQHAREPLTRDKLMNLARGREWDALERSIDVQISRLRRLIEPDPSKPRYIQTVWGVGYVFVPDGNK; encoded by the coding sequence ATGAGCAGCACTGCACTTCCTGTTGAAGGCGAAAAAATTCTCATCGTCGATGACGACGCCCGTTTGCGCCGTTTGCTCGAGCGCTTTTTCGAGGAGCAGGGCTACCGCGTGCGTGCGGTGGAAAACGTCGAGCAGATGGACCGTCTGCTGGCGCGCGAGCTGTTTAATTTGGTGGTGCTGGACCTGATGTTACCGGGCGAAGACGGCTTGTCCGCCTGCCGTCGGCTGCGTGAATCGAATAATCAGGTACCCATCATCATGCTCACCGCCAAGGGCGATGAAGCCAGCCGTATTCAAGGGTTGGAGCTGGGCGCTGATGACTACTTGGCCAAGCCGTTTAACCCGCGTGAGTTGCTGGCGCGCATCAAGGCTGTGCTGCGTCGCCAAATTCCGGTAGTACCAGGCGCGCCCGGCACTGAGGACGAGAGCGTGAGCTTTGGCGAGTATGAGCTGTCGCTGGCCACCCGTGAGCTTAAGAAAGGCGATGAGGTGCACATGCTCACCACCGGTGAGTTCGCTGTGCTCAAAGCCTTGGTACAGCACGCCCGCGAGCCGCTGACCCGTGACAAATTGATGAACTTGGCCCGTGGTCGCGAGTGGGATGCGCTGGAGCGTTCCATTGATGTGCAGATTTCGCGCTTACGCCGCCTGATCGAACCGGACCCGTCCAAGCCGCGCTATATCCAGACGGTGTGGGGCGTGGGCTATGTGTTCGTTCCAGACGGCAATAAGTAA
- a CDS encoding ATP-binding protein produces MKTPLWFPQSFFARTLWLVLIVVLFSKALTLVYLMMNEDVLVDRQYSHGAALTLRAYWAADPEDRATIAEAAGLTRVPYEQVPATEQHWPYSDIFERQMRTELGPTTEVRVRAKSPPALWVHAPVLGDDWLRVPLYPHPLRGQRIWSVLGWFLAIGLLSTAAAWIFVRQLSAPLKRLVFAARQIGKGRSVRLPVSDTPSEMTEVYRAFNQMAEDVEQAARERELMLAGVSHDLRTPLTRLRLSMEFLNTDSELTEDMVRDIEDMDAILDQFLAFIRDGRDEPLEQLDLLELVREVVAPYNQKNEQVRLCLEPIPVFPLRRVSLKRLLVNLIENALRYGGNAVEVAVSLSGNHSAPYVVLSVLDRGAGIDPAELGSIVNPFIRGDRARGGQGAGLGLAIVKRIAALHGGSIELRNRSGGGLEARVCLPLGLLLPRDAV; encoded by the coding sequence ATGAAAACCCCTCTTTGGTTCCCACAAAGCTTCTTCGCGCGCACCTTGTGGCTGGTGTTGATCGTGGTGCTGTTCTCCAAGGCGCTGACCCTGGTTTATCTGATGATGAACGAGGATGTGCTGGTCGACCGCCAGTACAGCCACGGCGCCGCGCTGACGTTGCGTGCCTATTGGGCGGCAGACCCGGAAGACCGCGCCACTATTGCCGAGGCTGCCGGGCTGACGCGGGTGCCGTACGAGCAGGTGCCGGCCACCGAACAGCATTGGCCGTACAGCGATATTTTTGAACGGCAGATGCGCACTGAGCTGGGCCCCACCACCGAAGTGCGGGTGCGCGCTAAGAGCCCGCCGGCACTCTGGGTGCATGCGCCGGTGCTGGGGGATGACTGGCTGCGTGTGCCGCTTTACCCGCACCCACTGCGTGGTCAGCGCATTTGGAGTGTGCTCGGCTGGTTCCTGGCCATCGGCCTGTTGTCGACGGCGGCGGCGTGGATTTTCGTGCGCCAGCTCAGTGCGCCACTCAAACGCTTGGTATTTGCCGCACGACAAATTGGTAAGGGCCGCAGCGTGCGCTTGCCGGTCAGTGATACACCGAGCGAGATGACCGAGGTCTACCGCGCCTTTAATCAGATGGCTGAGGACGTGGAGCAGGCAGCCCGCGAACGTGAATTGATGCTTGCCGGGGTGTCGCATGACCTGCGTACGCCACTGACGCGCCTGCGACTGTCTATGGAGTTTTTAAACACGGACTCCGAGCTGACCGAAGACATGGTCCGTGATATCGAGGACATGGATGCCATTCTTGATCAATTCCTCGCGTTTATACGTGACGGGCGCGACGAGCCGCTGGAGCAACTCGACCTGCTCGAGTTGGTTCGTGAAGTGGTTGCCCCCTACAACCAAAAAAACGAGCAAGTGCGCCTGTGTCTGGAGCCAATCCCGGTGTTCCCGCTGCGCCGCGTCTCGCTTAAGCGGTTGTTGGTTAACTTGATCGAGAACGCCCTGCGCTATGGTGGCAATGCGGTTGAGGTGGCGGTGTCGCTGTCGGGCAACCACAGCGCGCCTTATGTGGTGCTCAGCGTACTTGATCGTGGTGCGGGCATTGATCCAGCTGAACTGGGCAGCATCGTTAACCCGTTTATTCGGGGCGATCGTGCCCGTGGTGGGCAAGGTGCCGGGCTGGGGCTGGCCATCGTCAAGCGTATCGCCGCCTTGCATGGTGGCAGTATCGAGTTGCGTAACCGCTCTGGCGGTGGGCTGGAGGCGCGCGTTTGTCTGCCGCTGGGTTTATTGCTGCCCCGCGACGCGGTGTGA
- a CDS encoding Tex family protein — MLSINNRIAEELGVRPQQVAAAVALLDEGSTVPFIARYRKEVTGSLDDTQLRNLEERLRYLRELDDRRASILASIDEQGKLTPELTREINLAETKTRLEDLYLPYKQKRRTKGQIALEAGLGELADALFNDPSLNPEAEAERFIDAEKSLADIKAVLEGAKYILMERFAEDANLLASLRSYLKDHAILSARVIVGKETDGAKFRDYFEHDEKLKGAPSHRALAIFRGRNEGILSASLKVGDELPGGAPPGAMHPCEGMIAERFGISARGRAADKWLAEVVRWTWKVKLYTHLETDLFGELREGAENEAINVFARNLHDLLLAAPAGPRATLALDPGLRTGCKVAVVDATGKVLETSTVYPHAPRNDWDGTLAILAKLCAKHAVDLISIGNGTASRETDKLAADLIKQLPGLNLTKVMVSEAGASVYSASELAAKEFPDMDVSLRGAVSIARRLQDPLAELVKIDPKSIGVGQYQHDVSQLKLARSLDAVVEDCVNAVGVDVNTASAALLARISGLNSTLAQNIVAYRDANGAFNSRAALLKVPRLGDKTFEQAAGFLRVMNGSNPLDASAVHPETYPLVQRIAADTGRDIRSLIGDSGFLKRLDPKQFTDDKFGLVTIGDILSELEKPGRDPRPEFKTAEFQEGVETLKDLELGMVLEGVVTNVTNFGAFVDIGVHQDGLVHISALSEKFIKDPHEAVKAGDVVKVKVMEVDIPRNRIALSMRMGDTPGEKIEGPRGGQSRGGQSRGDKPAGNAPRSKRHSSQDKPAPASGGMAALFANAKSLKK, encoded by the coding sequence ATGCTCAGCATCAACAACCGCATTGCCGAAGAACTGGGCGTGCGCCCGCAACAGGTTGCCGCTGCCGTGGCGCTGCTTGATGAAGGCTCCACCGTGCCGTTTATCGCGCGTTACCGCAAAGAGGTTACCGGCAGCTTGGATGACACCCAACTGCGTAACTTAGAAGAGCGCCTGCGCTACCTGCGCGAACTCGACGACCGCCGCGCCAGCATCCTCGCCAGCATTGATGAGCAGGGCAAACTCACCCCTGAGCTGACCCGCGAAATCAATTTGGCTGAGACTAAAACTCGCCTGGAAGATTTGTACCTGCCCTATAAGCAAAAGCGCCGCACCAAGGGCCAAATTGCCCTAGAGGCCGGCCTCGGCGAGCTGGCCGACGCACTGTTCAACGACCCAAGCCTGAACCCGGAAGCTGAAGCCGAACGCTTTATCGACGCAGAAAAAAGCTTGGCTGATATCAAGGCCGTGCTCGAAGGCGCCAAGTACATCCTCATGGAGCGCTTCGCCGAGGATGCCAACCTGCTGGCCAGCCTGCGCAGCTACCTGAAAGATCACGCCATCCTCAGCGCCCGCGTGATCGTCGGTAAAGAAACCGACGGGGCCAAGTTCCGCGACTACTTCGAGCACGACGAAAAGCTCAAGGGCGCACCGTCGCACCGCGCGCTGGCAATTTTCCGTGGGCGTAACGAAGGGATCTTGAGTGCCAGCTTGAAGGTCGGCGATGAGCTGCCGGGCGGCGCTCCGCCGGGCGCCATGCACCCGTGCGAGGGCATGATCGCTGAGCGCTTCGGCATCAGCGCCCGTGGCCGCGCCGCCGATAAATGGCTGGCTGAAGTGGTGCGCTGGACGTGGAAGGTCAAGCTCTACACCCACTTGGAAACCGACCTGTTCGGCGAACTGCGTGAAGGTGCCGAAAATGAGGCCATTAACGTTTTTGCGCGCAACCTGCACGACCTACTGCTGGCCGCTCCAGCAGGGCCACGCGCCACCTTGGCACTGGACCCAGGCTTGCGCACCGGCTGTAAGGTGGCGGTGGTCGATGCCACCGGCAAGGTGCTAGAAACCAGCACCGTTTACCCACATGCACCGCGTAATGACTGGGACGGCACCTTGGCGATTTTGGCCAAGCTGTGCGCCAAGCATGCCGTTGATTTGATCTCGATCGGTAACGGCACTGCCAGCCGCGAGACTGACAAATTAGCGGCTGACCTGATCAAACAGCTGCCGGGGCTGAATCTGACCAAAGTCATGGTGTCTGAGGCCGGCGCCTCGGTGTATTCCGCCTCAGAGCTGGCCGCCAAAGAATTCCCGGACATGGACGTGTCGCTGCGCGGCGCCGTGTCCATCGCCCGCCGCCTGCAAGACCCGCTGGCCGAGTTGGTGAAAATTGACCCGAAATCCATCGGTGTGGGCCAATACCAGCACGACGTCTCCCAGCTCAAACTGGCGCGCTCGCTGGACGCGGTGGTCGAGGACTGCGTAAACGCCGTGGGCGTGGACGTGAATACCGCCTCCGCCGCCCTGCTGGCGCGCATTTCCGGCCTCAACAGCACCCTTGCACAAAACATCGTGGCTTACCGCGACGCCAACGGCGCGTTCAACAGCCGCGCCGCGCTGCTAAAGGTGCCGCGTTTAGGCGACAAAACCTTTGAACAAGCCGCCGGCTTTTTGCGCGTGATGAACGGCAGCAACCCGCTGGACGCCTCCGCCGTGCACCCGGAAACTTACCCGCTGGTACAACGCATCGCCGCCGACACCGGCCGCGATATTCGCTCGCTGATCGGTGACTCCGGATTTCTCAAGCGCCTCGATCCCAAGCAGTTCACCGACGATAAATTCGGCCTGGTGACCATCGGCGACATCCTCAGCGAGCTGGAAAAGCCCGGCCGCGACCCGCGCCCGGAGTTCAAGACTGCCGAGTTTCAGGAAGGCGTGGAGACACTAAAAGACCTTGAGCTGGGCATGGTGCTCGAAGGTGTGGTTACTAACGTCACCAATTTCGGCGCCTTCGTTGACATTGGCGTGCACCAAGACGGGCTGGTGCATATCAGCGCGCTGTCAGAGAAATTCATCAAAGACCCGCACGAAGCAGTCAAGGCCGGTGATGTGGTCAAGGTTAAGGTGATGGAAGTGGACATCCCGCGTAACCGTATCGCTCTGTCCATGCGTATGGGCGACACCCCCGGCGAGAAAATCGAAGGGCCGCGTGGCGGGCAATCCCGTGGTGGCCAATCCCGTGGTGACAAGCCGGCCGGCAACGCCCCGCGCAGCAAACGCCACTCCAGCCAAGACAAACCCGCCCCCGCCAGCGGCGGCATGGCGGCGCTGTTTGCCAATGCCAAATCGTTGAAGAAGTAG
- the sulP gene encoding sulfate permease, translating into MLYKWPLLNTLREYDRAQAGRDLVAASLICLLLVPQALAYAQLAGLPAVAGLYASILPLAVYALIGASPGVALSFGPVAVLSLMTAAALAPIAAAGTAAYSAAAVGLTLLVGALLLLMGLLRLGFIANFLSHPVISGFISGAAVLIAVSQLHYLLGVSADGLTLPQVLPALYAQLAATHRPTLLLGGLSLVLLVLLRNVHLLRVPAAWALRVKQLSALLVMLVAMATGVLLELEAYGVKVVGQVPVGLPTLGLPTLELGLLRELLPAALLIALVGFVESISIAQSLAMRKRQLISPDRELLGQGAANLASALSGGMPVAASFSRSAVARQSNVATPLVGIFAAGLMLAAVLGLAPVLQHLPQAVLAASILVAAIGLVDIASLRRTWRYSRAEGCAQLVTFFGVLLQGVEAGIMLGVCLSLLLFLWRTSRPHMAVVGQVPGSQHFRNVQRHETVQSASVLSLRVDESLYFPNARYLEARIGELIAVSPQVRHLVLMCSGVNQIDASALDALEGIAEQLRSAEVQLHLAEVKGPVMDRLLRSDFLEHFGGQVFISQYQALCTLDPQCAVHALTPSAASS; encoded by the coding sequence ATGCTTTATAAGTGGCCGCTACTGAACACCCTGCGTGAATACGACCGTGCTCAGGCCGGTCGTGACCTTGTGGCGGCCAGCTTGATCTGTCTGTTGCTGGTGCCGCAGGCGTTGGCGTACGCGCAGTTAGCCGGGCTACCGGCGGTGGCGGGGTTGTACGCGAGCATTCTGCCGCTGGCGGTGTATGCGCTGATCGGCGCAAGTCCTGGCGTGGCCTTGTCGTTTGGCCCGGTGGCGGTTTTGTCGTTGATGACTGCTGCAGCGTTGGCTCCAATCGCCGCTGCAGGCACCGCCGCCTATAGCGCGGCTGCCGTGGGGCTGACCCTGCTGGTGGGTGCGTTACTGCTGCTGATGGGCCTGCTGCGGCTGGGTTTTATTGCTAACTTCCTTAGCCATCCGGTCATCTCTGGGTTTATCAGTGGCGCTGCGGTGCTGATTGCCGTGAGTCAGCTGCACTATTTGCTCGGCGTATCGGCCGACGGTTTAACCCTGCCGCAGGTGCTGCCGGCACTGTATGCCCAGCTTGCAGCGACGCACCGACCTACGCTGCTCCTTGGGGGGCTGAGCCTGGTACTGCTGGTGCTGCTGCGTAATGTGCACCTGTTGCGTGTGCCCGCTGCCTGGGCGCTGCGAGTGAAGCAACTCAGCGCCTTACTGGTGATGTTAGTCGCCATGGCTACAGGTGTGCTGCTAGAGCTGGAAGCCTATGGGGTGAAAGTGGTGGGGCAAGTGCCGGTCGGTTTGCCGACGCTGGGCTTGCCAACCCTCGAGTTGGGCTTGCTGCGTGAGTTGCTGCCGGCCGCGCTGCTGATTGCCTTGGTGGGCTTTGTCGAGTCCATCTCCATTGCCCAGAGCTTGGCCATGCGCAAGCGCCAGTTGATCAGCCCTGACCGGGAACTGCTCGGCCAGGGCGCGGCTAATCTGGCCTCCGCCTTGAGTGGCGGGATGCCGGTGGCGGCGAGTTTTTCCCGCTCTGCCGTAGCCCGACAAAGCAATGTGGCGACGCCGCTGGTGGGTATTTTTGCCGCGGGGTTGATGCTGGCAGCGGTGCTTGGCTTAGCGCCGGTGTTGCAACATTTGCCGCAAGCGGTCCTAGCGGCCAGTATTTTAGTTGCCGCGATCGGCTTGGTGGACATTGCGAGCTTGCGCCGCACCTGGCGCTATTCAAGGGCTGAAGGCTGTGCGCAATTAGTGACCTTTTTCGGCGTGCTGCTGCAAGGGGTGGAGGCTGGCATCATGCTCGGTGTCTGCCTGTCGTTGTTGCTGTTTCTCTGGCGCACCAGTCGGCCGCACATGGCGGTTGTTGGGCAAGTGCCGGGCAGCCAGCATTTCCGGAATGTGCAGCGTCATGAAACGGTGCAGAGCGCCAGCGTGTTGTCATTGCGGGTGGATGAAAGCCTGTATTTCCCCAATGCACGCTACTTAGAAGCCCGTATCGGTGAGCTGATTGCGGTAAGCCCGCAGGTGCGGCATTTGGTGCTGATGTGCTCTGGGGTCAACCAGATTGATGCCAGCGCCCTCGATGCGCTAGAGGGCATCGCTGAGCAGCTGCGCAGTGCCGAGGTGCAACTGCACTTGGCTGAGGTCAAAGGCCCAGTCATGGACCGTTTGTTGCGCTCAGACTTTCTCGAGCATTTTGGCGGCCAAGTGTTTATCAGCCAATACCAAGCGCTGTGCACCCTGGACCCACAGTGTGCGGTGCATGCGCTGACGCCTTCAGCCGCGAGCAGCTAA
- the aguA gene encoding agmatine deiminase has translation MTLLTTTPRADGFRMPAEWEPHSQTWMVWPERPDNWRLGGKPAQAAFTAVAKAIAEFEPVTVGVSAGQYENACERLIHHNIRVIELSTDDAWVRDTGPTFVTHNSGEVRGVDWAFNAWGGLNGGLYANWVRDDQVARKILQIEGCARYRTDELILEGGSIHVDGEGTLITTEECLLNPNRNPHLTRKQIEQYLAEHLAIETVIWLPDGLFNDETDGHVDNFCCYVRPGEVLLAWTDDASDPNYPRCQAAMRVLESTRDAKGRQLIVHKMPIPGPLHATDAECAGVDLASGSQERDPSIRLAGSYVNFLIVNGGIIAPSFDDPMDIEAKTILQRLFPKHRVVMVPGREILLGGGNIHCITQQQPAPQHG, from the coding sequence ATGACCTTGCTCACGACTACCCCACGCGCCGATGGTTTTCGCATGCCTGCCGAGTGGGAACCGCACAGTCAAACGTGGATGGTCTGGCCTGAGCGGCCAGACAACTGGCGCCTGGGCGGAAAGCCGGCTCAAGCCGCGTTTACGGCCGTAGCCAAGGCCATTGCCGAGTTTGAGCCGGTGACGGTAGGCGTTTCAGCCGGGCAGTACGAAAACGCCTGCGAACGCCTGATTCATCACAATATTCGTGTCATCGAACTCAGCACTGATGACGCCTGGGTACGTGACACCGGGCCGACCTTCGTCACCCACAACAGCGGTGAGGTGCGCGGCGTGGATTGGGCGTTCAACGCCTGGGGCGGCCTCAATGGCGGCCTGTATGCCAACTGGGTGCGCGACGATCAAGTGGCGCGCAAGATTCTGCAGATCGAAGGCTGTGCGCGTTATCGCACCGATGAGCTGATCCTCGAAGGCGGCTCGATCCATGTTGACGGCGAAGGCACCCTGATCACCACCGAGGAATGCCTGCTCAACCCCAACCGCAACCCGCACCTGACGCGTAAGCAGATTGAGCAGTACCTGGCCGAGCACCTGGCCATCGAAACCGTGATCTGGCTGCCAGACGGCCTCTTCAATGATGAAACCGACGGCCATGTCGATAATTTTTGCTGCTACGTGCGTCCCGGCGAAGTGCTGCTGGCCTGGACCGACGATGCAAGCGACCCCAACTATCCGCGCTGCCAGGCCGCTATGCGCGTGCTGGAAAGCACCCGTGATGCCAAAGGCCGTCAGCTGATCGTGCACAAAATGCCGATTCCCGGCCCGCTGCATGCCACCGATGCAGAGTGCGCCGGGGTCGACCTGGCTTCAGGCAGCCAAGAGCGCGATCCGTCGATCCGCTTGGCAGGCTCCTACGTCAACTTCCTGATCGTCAACGGCGGCATCATCGCCCCCAGCTTTGATGACCCGATGGACATCGAAGCAAAAACAATCCTGCAGCGCCTGTTTCCCAAGCACCGCGTAGTCATGGTGCCGGGCCGGGAGATTCTCTTGGGCGGCGGCAATATCCACTGCATCACCCAGCAGCAACCGGCACCGCAGCACGGCTGA
- a CDS encoding ribosome modulation factor, which produces MACDDRNSEDNQSWSLESLNKAYQQGYMAGMTGQTNTPRALAADVLVAAWEAGWDDGHEQYQLHKRHSA; this is translated from the coding sequence ATGGCCTGCGACGACCGCAACAGCGAAGACAACCAGAGCTGGAGCCTAGAAAGCCTCAACAAGGCTTACCAGCAGGGCTATATGGCTGGCATGACCGGGCAAACCAACACCCCGCGCGCCCTGGCTGCCGATGTATTGGTCGCCGCTTGGGAAGCGGGCTGGGATGACGGCCACGAGCAATACCAGCTGCACAAACGCCACAGCGCTTAA
- the gshA gene encoding glutamate--cysteine ligase, whose protein sequence is MSNLLSRRLAQLGEKANLPLLSRCLHGIERECLRVDADGQLALTPHPNALGSALTHTQITTDYSESLLEFITPAEADPAVTLADLEQIHRFAYSKLDGEYLWSPSMPCALPDEDTIPIARYGSSHIGELKYVYRKGLALRYGKTMQCIAGIHYNVSLPDALWQLQQQAEGDTGNAQDYQSARYIALIRNFRRYSWLLMYLFGASPALHKGFMRGRPHQLQVLDDETLYLPYATSLRMSDLGYQSTAQAGLTPCYNDLQSYTDSLRLAVGTPYPAYVEIGAKRDGEWLQLNTHILQIENEYYSNIRPKRVTHSGERPIQALMARGVQYVEVRCLDINPFLPLGIDLTESRFLDAFLLFCAMQDSPILEHDECHACTDNFLSVVKEGRRPGLLLQRNGQPVALHAWANELLEQILPLAELLDQSQGGSAHSQALQAQQAKVADPCLTPSAQVLAQLQQGLNFTEFGMRQSKLHAAYFRSQPLSAEQQAAFETSAAQSLQSQRELEANEEGDFDSFAAAYQASILAPAV, encoded by the coding sequence TTGAGCAACCTGTTATCCCGCCGTCTGGCCCAGCTTGGTGAAAAAGCCAACCTCCCCCTGTTGTCCCGCTGCCTGCATGGTATTGAGCGCGAATGCCTGCGTGTTGACGCTGACGGCCAGTTGGCTCTGACGCCGCACCCCAATGCGCTCGGTTCGGCCCTGACGCATACGCAGATCACCACTGATTACTCCGAGTCGCTGCTGGAATTTATCACCCCGGCCGAAGCGGACCCGGCGGTGACGCTGGCCGATCTGGAGCAGATTCACCGTTTTGCCTACAGCAAACTTGACGGCGAATATCTGTGGAGCCCGTCGATGCCCTGCGCCTTGCCAGACGAGGACACCATCCCCATCGCCCGCTATGGCAGCTCGCACATCGGCGAGCTCAAGTACGTCTATCGCAAAGGTTTGGCGCTGCGTTACGGCAAAACCATGCAGTGCATTGCCGGTATCCACTACAACGTTTCCCTGCCGGATGCGCTATGGCAACTGCAGCAACAGGCTGAAGGCGATACTGGCAACGCGCAGGATTACCAGTCGGCGCGCTATATCGCCCTGATCCGTAATTTCCGTCGCTACAGTTGGCTGTTGATGTACCTGTTCGGCGCTTCACCCGCGCTGCACAAGGGTTTTATGCGCGGCCGCCCACACCAGTTGCAGGTGCTGGATGACGAGACGCTCTACCTGCCTTATGCCACCAGCTTGCGCATGAGCGACCTAGGCTACCAAAGCACCGCCCAGGCAGGCCTGACGCCCTGCTACAACGACCTGCAAAGCTACACCGACAGCCTGCGCCTGGCCGTGGGTACGCCTTACCCGGCTTATGTGGAAATCGGTGCCAAGCGTGACGGCGAGTGGCTGCAGCTCAACACTCACATTCTGCAGATCGAAAACGAGTATTACTCCAACATCCGCCCCAAGCGCGTGACCCACAGCGGCGAGCGGCCGATTCAGGCGCTAATGGCCCGTGGCGTGCAATACGTGGAAGTGCGCTGCTTGGACATCAACCCCTTTCTGCCGCTGGGTATCGACCTCACCGAATCGCGCTTTCTCGATGCCTTCCTGCTGTTTTGCGCCATGCAAGACAGCCCGATACTGGAACACGATGAGTGCCATGCCTGCACGGATAACTTCCTCAGCGTGGTCAAGGAAGGTCGTCGCCCAGGCCTGCTCCTGCAACGTAATGGCCAGCCGGTCGCACTGCACGCGTGGGCCAATGAGCTGCTCGAGCAGATTCTGCCGCTGGCCGAATTGCTCGACCAGAGCCAAGGCGGTAGCGCCCACAGCCAAGCGTTACAAGCGCAACAGGCTAAAGTCGCCGACCCTTGCCTGACGCCCTCCGCGCAGGTGCTCGCGCAGTTGCAGCAAGGGCTGAACTTCACCGAGTTCGGCATGCGCCAAAGCAAACTGCACGCTGCGTATTTCCGCAGCCAGCCGTTGAGCGCTGAGCAGCAAGCGGCGTTTGAAACCAGCGCCGCGCAATCGCTGCAGAGCCAGCGTGAGCTGGAAGCCAACGAAGAGGGTGACTTTGACAGTTTTGCGGCGGCCTATCAGGCCAGCATTTTGGCCCCGGCGGTGTAG
- the mgtE gene encoding magnesium transporter, producing MKSAPPNDNSAPHSLTDTHAIIQALAVGKNKRVRKLLARMHPGKIAALLELLDSEQRLTLWQQIGPELEERILQHLSPSLKTQLVGDSSEASMAAHEEANSAQSSQLEAARQALAQGKLKRLGKLLHRMHPAKVAGLLEAMPPAERYRAWSMVETERAGKVLTYLHDEIRTALALELDPEDLIAATADLELDDRVDLIQALPAELGNQLLHASSTAQRQQLESMLSYPEDSAGGLMNADPIQVRADVTASAVLRYLRLLERLPPQTDLLMVVDRKGHYQGALRLSELVTAELDQRVSELMHRDIAGILVTTSGNQVAQLFQDHDLLSAPVVDEHNRLLGRITVDDVIDLIREDSDRALMHMAGLNDEADIFAPVLVSSRRRAVWLGINLLTAFSAAWVIGLFQATLEQLVALAVLMPIVASMGGIAGSQTLTLVIRGLALGQVQKGNIRILLNRELGISILNGLLWSVVIALLSVWWFGNWGIGAVLGAAILLNLLCAALAGWAIPLILDRMGIDPALAGSVILTTVTDVVGFFAFLGLATLLLL from the coding sequence ATGAAATCAGCCCCGCCCAACGACAACAGTGCCCCGCACAGCCTTACGGATACCCACGCCATCATCCAGGCGTTGGCCGTTGGCAAAAATAAACGCGTGCGTAAATTGCTGGCGCGCATGCACCCCGGAAAAATTGCCGCGTTGCTCGAGTTGCTGGACAGCGAACAGCGCCTGACGCTTTGGCAGCAAATTGGCCCAGAGCTGGAAGAGCGCATCCTGCAGCATTTGAGCCCCAGCCTGAAAACCCAGTTAGTGGGTGATTCATCTGAGGCCAGTATGGCCGCTCATGAGGAAGCCAACAGCGCCCAAAGCAGCCAGTTAGAAGCTGCGCGTCAAGCCTTGGCTCAGGGCAAGCTGAAGCGCCTCGGTAAGTTACTGCACCGCATGCACCCGGCTAAAGTCGCAGGCCTGCTGGAGGCCATGCCGCCGGCAGAACGCTACCGCGCCTGGAGCATGGTGGAAACCGAACGTGCGGGTAAAGTTCTCACCTACCTGCATGACGAGATTCGCACCGCGCTGGCGCTGGAGCTTGATCCGGAAGACCTGATTGCCGCCACCGCAGACCTTGAGCTGGACGACCGCGTCGACCTGATCCAGGCGCTGCCTGCCGAGTTGGGCAACCAGTTGCTGCACGCCAGCAGTACCGCGCAGCGCCAGCAACTCGAATCGATGCTGTCTTATCCCGAGGACTCGGCCGGCGGCTTGATGAACGCCGACCCCATCCAAGTGCGGGCGGATGTTACCGCCAGCGCGGTGCTGCGTTACCTGCGTTTGCTGGAGCGCTTACCACCGCAAACCGACCTATTGATGGTGGTCGACCGCAAGGGCCATTACCAAGGTGCGCTGCGCCTGAGTGAACTGGTCACCGCCGAACTCGACCAGCGCGTCAGCGAACTGATGCACCGTGATATTGCCGGCATCCTCGTCACCACCAGTGGCAACCAAGTGGCCCAGCTGTTTCAGGACCACGATCTGCTCTCCGCGCCCGTGGTTGATGAACACAACCGGCTGCTTGGGCGTATCACCGTGGATGATGTGATCGACCTGATCCGTGAAGACTCCGACCGCGCCCTGATGCACATGGCCGGCTTAAACGATGAAGCGGATATTTTCGCCCCGGTATTGGTCAGCTCACGTCGCCGTGCCGTATGGCTGGGCATCAACCTGCTGACGGCATTCAGTGCCGCATGGGTGATTGGTCTGTTTCAAGCCACCCTTGAGCAACTGGTGGCCTTGGCTGTACTGATGCCGATTGTGGCCAGCATGGGCGGCATCGCTGGCAGTCAAACCCTGACGTTGGTGATCCGTGGCTTGGCATTGGGCCAAGTACAAAAAGGCAATATCCGCATCCTGCTTAACCGTGAGCTGGGTATCTCCATCCTCAACGGCCTGTTGTGGTCAGTGGTGATCGCCTTACTGTCGGTGTGGTGGTTCGGCAATTGGGGGATCGGTGCGGTGCTGGGCGCGGCGATTTTGCTCAACTTACTGTGCGCGGCGCTCGCGGGCTGGGCCATACCGCTGATACTGGATCGCATGGGTATCGACCCCGCCTTGGCCGGTAGCGTAATTTTGACCACGGTGACCGATGTTGTCGGCTTTTTCGCCTTCCTTGGCCTGGCCACCCTGCTGCTGCTTTAG
- a CDS encoding DUF2892 domain-containing protein, protein MKANVGTLDRSLRIAAGLILIGLGLSGVIGVWGAIGVVPLATGLFRLCPVYTLLGINSCKTKA, encoded by the coding sequence ATGAAAGCAAATGTTGGCACCCTCGACCGCAGCCTGCGCATTGCCGCTGGCCTTATTTTAATTGGCTTAGGCCTGAGTGGCGTGATTGGCGTGTGGGGCGCGATTGGCGTTGTACCCCTGGCCACCGGTCTGTTCCGACTCTGCCCGGTCTATACGCTGTTGGGTATCAACAGCTGTAAAACCAAGGCATAA